Within Topomyia yanbarensis strain Yona2022 chromosome 2, ASM3024719v1, whole genome shotgun sequence, the genomic segment GCAGATCATATCTTTGGCCATTTTCATTTAGTTCATTGCACAGTTCGCGTATAAACCAGGACCCGTTTTTAGTGTTGCGGAAGGACATAAACCCGGGAATTGTAGCAAATGCAAATAGGAAATCGGCATGCGTCGGTAGACTGTAGCGTGCTATACCGTCTTTTTCAACCTTCACTCCAGGGTCCAACTCGTTGCCACGGCAAGCCtgaatgaaaaacaattttggCTTTCCGATTAACGTTGGACACCTATCACCAGTGAACTGCGTCCACACACTCGAAATTTGGTAAGGACAGTCGTGGGCGTAGATGATTTCTCCTTCATCACCATGGCTAAGAACTGCAACCAGTATGCAATCGTTGTTCGAATGGTCCATCAAAGAAACTAGAAACATCTATATATAACATCTTATGGTACATCTCAAAACGACACAAACCTTGCTCGGTGATTTGCAAAATATCTTTCAAGCGTTTATCCCGATACAGGTCCACATCAAATCCCAACCGTTCCAGTGAATCTATTAGCATTTTACAGTCCACTTCACCGCCCTCACGAATGGGCAGCTTTACGTTGGGTACAGCAAACACGGCATGTGTAAAAATTAAAGCTTTCCCGCGATTCTTGTGGTTCATCGGATAATACGATGAGTAACGGTCGATGGTGTATGCAGGGGCCACCGATGCCTGCATTTGTGC encodes:
- the LOC131682664 gene encoding caspase-like; this encodes MKKIMFGRKDVDSAQMQASVAPAYTIDRYSSYYPMNHKNRGKALIFTHAVFAVPNVKLPIREGGEVDCKMLIDSLERLGFDVDLYRDKRLKDILQITEQVSLMDHSNNDCILVAVLSHGDEGEIIYAHDCPYQISSVWTQFTGDRCPTLIGKPKLFFIQACRGNELDPGVKVEKDGIARYSLPTHADFLFAFATIPGFMSFRNTKNGSWFIRELCNELNENGQRYDLLTLLTFVVQKVAYGYESIAPNTPEYHLKKQTPCVVSMLTRLLLFNYV